Proteins encoded within one genomic window of Halodesulfovibrio sp.:
- a CDS encoding type II secretion system protein GspM — MGQNRRTITLAICGALLLGTLQFIALPAMDFKNDMAVQVKRNYKALGKLQVLTQEYSQLQAKRKALTSGANANKGTLFAIVEKVTREQQINELIESVRPQRQELENNLVEEKVQVRFDNLYQQDLMRFLYTVEKSLQGITVQNIEIRRTKDELLRADISLIMTTSKQM; from the coding sequence ATGGGACAAAATCGACGCACTATAACTCTTGCCATCTGCGGCGCTCTTTTGCTTGGCACACTTCAATTTATTGCTTTGCCAGCAATGGATTTCAAAAACGACATGGCTGTGCAAGTAAAGCGCAACTACAAAGCGTTGGGCAAATTGCAGGTTCTCACCCAAGAATACTCGCAATTACAGGCGAAGCGCAAAGCGCTTACATCCGGAGCCAACGCCAATAAAGGAACGCTCTTTGCGATTGTTGAAAAAGTTACTCGCGAACAACAGATTAACGAATTAATCGAATCTGTCAGACCGCAGCGTCAAGAGCTGGAAAACAACCTTGTAGAAGAAAAAGTACAAGTACGTTTTGATAACCTGTACCAGCAGGATCTTATGCGCTTTCTTTACACCGTTGAAAAAAGCCTTCAGGGCATCACTGTTCAGAATATTGAAATTAGACGCACAAAAGATGAACTTCTTAGAGCGGATATTTCTCTTATTATGACAACCTCAAAGCAGATGTAG
- a CDS encoding AAA family ATPase, which translates to METPTQRTVPANPFGEQFRTFHFYPSESHKQVVHRITRGLEGNCGLILLTGEIGIGKTSVCRHLMQSFGESYVFAESGNPFLKPAEQLYHFCKQFGVDTTGRNSIHDLTEALHVFFIEQAEAGTKPVIIMDESHLLATEHFSLLLVLYNMRQGSMPLVQIILIGQVEIMDRLREPGFEALNQRIGVRCELSPLNVQETMNYIRFKLEHAEFPNQNVFEQKTLKKIWQVTGGLPRLINHACSHALDQISFTGAQTVSEKLIDEVSSDPMYQDLFTIRTKKDTQKYRVAAGVVTVLFLGVLAASQLSLFSDTKNMLTENTDAIVATHQETPPAIVQQQVQQQAAKPQPAIAQVAPVNTPSSTPPTSNLSGAGAPAQSTPIQQVAQVEQQDNVQLKSVRVTRPAVKKTAQKAQVTPINVTPVQNKPVQVEPVKTAPVQVATAPQPQQQRQQAAAQPKPQVAQPASTPVQSESIQQTQQVAPQNSPVQQPVHHVVASTEPTKPVAPTVSQAPEPPVTQVPVQPVQQAVAAAPTTSLQSNQAVAQQPQATEPAYTSQNNLPIVNEAPVVSLPPLSTEEQTPAPAYSIAKREPVSKPVIHEPETVILDEDTHPAIKDLQVSAVAWSANPEARMAVVNDRIFHEGDKVGALTLEQINKSYLIFSLDGIRYRKNAS; encoded by the coding sequence ATGGAAACTCCGACCCAAAGGACAGTACCTGCGAACCCGTTCGGTGAGCAATTTCGCACATTCCATTTTTACCCGTCAGAAAGCCATAAGCAAGTTGTCCACCGCATCACACGCGGACTGGAAGGAAACTGCGGTCTTATTCTGCTCACGGGTGAAATAGGCATTGGGAAAACGTCTGTTTGCCGTCACCTTATGCAATCCTTCGGGGAATCCTATGTCTTTGCAGAAAGCGGTAACCCGTTTTTAAAACCAGCGGAGCAGTTGTATCATTTCTGCAAGCAATTCGGTGTTGATACAACTGGGCGCAACTCCATACATGACCTGACAGAAGCGCTGCACGTATTCTTCATTGAACAGGCAGAAGCAGGAACTAAACCTGTTATCATTATGGATGAAAGCCACCTTCTGGCTACAGAACATTTTTCTTTGTTGCTTGTGCTGTACAACATGCGCCAAGGCTCCATGCCACTGGTGCAGATCATACTTATTGGTCAAGTTGAGATCATGGACAGACTTCGCGAACCGGGCTTTGAAGCGCTTAACCAGCGAATCGGTGTCCGCTGTGAACTTTCCCCTCTCAATGTACAAGAAACAATGAACTACATCCGGTTCAAACTGGAACACGCGGAATTTCCAAACCAGAATGTTTTTGAGCAAAAAACGCTCAAGAAAATCTGGCAGGTAACTGGTGGTCTACCACGCCTGATTAACCACGCATGTTCACATGCTCTTGACCAAATTTCTTTTACAGGTGCACAGACTGTTTCTGAAAAGCTCATCGATGAAGTTTCTTCAGACCCGATGTATCAAGACCTGTTTACAATCCGTACCAAAAAAGACACGCAAAAATACCGCGTTGCTGCTGGTGTTGTAACAGTTCTTTTCCTTGGTGTTCTTGCTGCAAGCCAACTTTCACTCTTCTCTGATACGAAGAATATGCTTACGGAAAACACCGACGCTATAGTGGCAACACATCAGGAGACACCACCTGCCATTGTTCAACAACAAGTCCAGCAGCAAGCAGCAAAGCCTCAACCAGCTATCGCTCAAGTTGCACCTGTTAATACACCTAGTTCAACTCCGCCCACTTCCAATCTATCTGGGGCAGGCGCACCAGCGCAATCTACACCGATTCAGCAGGTAGCTCAGGTGGAACAACAAGACAATGTACAGCTTAAATCAGTTCGTGTAACGCGCCCTGCTGTGAAGAAAACCGCACAGAAAGCGCAAGTAACACCGATTAATGTTACACCTGTCCAAAACAAACCTGTTCAGGTTGAACCTGTAAAAACAGCCCCTGTTCAAGTTGCCACTGCGCCACAACCTCAGCAGCAACGCCAGCAAGCAGCTGCTCAGCCTAAACCGCAAGTAGCACAGCCTGCAAGCACTCCTGTGCAAAGTGAATCAATTCAGCAAACACAACAGGTCGCTCCACAAAATTCACCTGTCCAGCAACCTGTACACCATGTTGTGGCATCAACTGAACCAACAAAGCCAGTTGCGCCAACTGTTAGCCAAGCACCTGAACCTCCTGTTACCCAAGTACCGGTACAGCCAGTTCAGCAAGCTGTAGCAGCTGCACCTACGACTTCGCTTCAAAGCAATCAAGCAGTAGCACAGCAACCGCAGGCTACCGAGCCAGCATACACATCTCAAAACAATTTGCCGATTGTGAATGAAGCTCCTGTAGTTTCGTTACCGCCATTGAGCACGGAGGAACAAACTCCTGCACCGGCATACTCTATTGCAAAACGTGAACCTGTATCGAAACCAGTTATCCATGAACCGGAAACAGTTATTCTCGATGAAGATACACACCCTGCAATCAAAGACTTACAAGTTTCAGCGGTAGCGTGGTCAGCAAATCCTGAGGCACGCATGGCTGTTGTGAACGATAGAATTTTCCACGAGGGTGACAAGGTTGGCGCTCTCACCCTTGAACAAATCAATAAAAGCTATCTCATATTCTCTCTTGACGGCATTCGTTATAGAAAGAATGCGTCATAA
- the gspG gene encoding type II secretion system major pseudopilin GspG, whose product MDIQSTKPKHSKESGFTLMELMVVIVILGILASIVVPRFLDEPHKARVIKVKMQIQGLSTAAKKYYLDNGFYPSTEQGLQALVEKPTVGRIPKHYPTGGYIAKIPNDPWENEYVYLSPGEHEAFDIISFGADGEEGGENDGEDIQSWNLE is encoded by the coding sequence ATGGATATACAATCTACAAAACCAAAACACTCTAAAGAGTCTGGCTTCACACTGATGGAGCTTATGGTTGTTATTGTAATTTTGGGCATTTTAGCATCGATTGTTGTGCCACGTTTTCTTGATGAACCACACAAGGCGCGTGTTATTAAAGTAAAAATGCAAATTCAGGGTTTATCCACAGCGGCTAAAAAATACTACCTTGATAACGGCTTCTACCCAAGCACCGAGCAAGGTCTGCAAGCTCTTGTTGAAAAACCTACCGTAGGTCGTATTCCTAAACATTACCCGACTGGTGGCTACATTGCTAAAATCCCTAATGATCCATGGGAAAACGAATATGTCTACCTCTCTCCGGGTGAGCATGAAGCTTTTGACATAATATCCTTTGGTGCTGATGGCGAAGAAGGCGGAGAAAACGACGGTGAAGATATCCAAAGCTGGAACCTTGAATAA
- a CDS encoding prepilin-type N-terminal cleavage/methylation domain-containing protein translates to MKISKAGTLNNKHSAGFTLFELLIVMAIMGMMFGMLVLNINIGSPSGDMKTAIRRISGAVSEARSRALLKRTPLELHFKREGLELFQTIDSKKLKIGSAPLPADVFIEDVEIDGEHGKRVLIFQSKGITQPATISLSTDDEWQIVLIRPIQGIELRDGKRPRKNRLTE, encoded by the coding sequence GTGAAGATATCCAAAGCTGGAACCTTGAATAACAAGCATTCCGCAGGGTTCACCCTATTTGAACTACTGATTGTAATGGCGATTATGGGCATGATGTTCGGAATGCTCGTTCTCAACATTAATATCGGTTCTCCTTCCGGTGATATGAAAACTGCAATCCGAAGAATTTCGGGAGCAGTATCAGAAGCACGGTCACGCGCCTTATTAAAGCGAACTCCCTTGGAGTTGCACTTTAAGCGCGAAGGCTTGGAACTGTTTCAAACAATAGACAGTAAGAAGCTTAAAATTGGCAGTGCCCCGTTACCGGCTGATGTGTTCATTGAAGATGTTGAAATTGATGGAGAACACGGAAAACGTGTGCTCATATTTCAATCAAAAGGCATCACTCAGCCAGCAACCATCAGTTTATCGACAGACGATGAGTGGCAGATTGTTTTAATCCGTCCCATTCAAGGTATTGAACTTCGCGATGGAAAACGTCCTCGCAAAAACAGATTGACCGAGTGA